AAGATGGGTTGCCATCTGATATTTATAAACTCGCTTACGACAAGGTGAATGACTATCTGTATGTTCTTTCCTCAAATAATTTATCAAGGATTAAAACCATAAACTTTCTGCAGCAGCAGTCGCAAGTTATTCATTCAGTGATCGTTAACGAGTTGCTGGCTGATGGTGAAGCTGTATCAGATACATCCCAAATTCTTACTTTTAGTGTTCCTCCCAAATACCTTACTCTAAGATTCTCAGTTCCTCATCATAAAAATACTGAAGGATGGCAGGTATGTTATCGTGTAGGTGAAAACCCATGGGCTGTAGCTCAAAACTTCGGTGAAGTGAGTTTTCACGACCTTCCTTTCGGCGAATTCAATATTAGTATAAAAGTAGTGGATGCCAATAAGAGGGAATCTCCGGTAACTATAGTGAAAGTTAACAATCCTGCTCCTATCCATTTCAAGCTGTGGTTTCAAATACTTTTTATGGCAGTATTCCTTTTCATTGTAGCATTTATCACAAAATCAGTGGTAGATCGCTTAAACTGGAAAAAAGAACTGAGACTGAGAAAAGAACAGCAACGGATAATACTGGAACAAAAGGTACTTCGTTTGCAAATGAACCCTCACTTCCTGTTTAATTCTCTCATGGCTATACAAAATTTTATCTACAAAAATGAGCCTGCCGAAGCAGGCAGATATCTTTCTGAGTTTGCCAAGCTCACTCGACTTATACTTGAAAACTCACGGCAGGAGTTTATAACATTGGAAAGGGAAATAGAAACATTGAAGTATTACCTTGACTTACAACAACTACGATTTATGCAAAAGTTTGAGTATCACATAAACATAGATGATACGATTGAACCCGAACTAGTTAGAATACCCCCTATGCTATCGCAGCCATTTATTGAAAACTCAATAGAACATGGTATTATCCATTCCAGCGAATCTGGAAATATTCTAATAGATTATAAGTTCGAGACGGGTAAATTATTATTTACCGTAGAGGATAACGGTATTGGCTTCAACGAATCTTCAAGGTTTAAAAAAAACAAGGAACACCGCTCGCTGGCAACAACGATCACACTGGAGCGGCTGGCGAGATTCTACAGCTGGGAGTCGGATCTTGCCGCTTTGAGCATAACAAATGTGAAAGGTGAGGACAATATGGTATGTGGAACCCGCGTCTCTTTTTATATACCTGTTCAGAATAGTTACCTCAATAGTAGCAACAAAAAATAATAGCAAATTATCTTTATAAAGAGCAGTAGAGAAATGAAGATATTAATAGTAGATGATGAGTGGGGAGTAAGAGAAGCCCTCCGAAATATGTTGAAAGCTCATTTTTCCGGAAAGCTGGAAATAGAAGAAGCAGACAATATCTATAAAGCCATTGAGGCTACGAAAATTTTTAAACCGGAAATTATATTACTGGATATAGAGCTAAAAGATGGAACGGGGTTTGATTTTTTACAGCAGGCGCCTCCTGTCGGTTTTGCTGTAATCTTTATAACGGCATACAGTGAATATGCTATAAAGGCATTCAAATTTAACGCTATAGATTATCTGCTGAAGCCGGTAGATCCCATTGAATTGCAACAAGCTGTGGAACAGGCTCTAAAAAGCAAGCCTGAGCATCAACGTGCCCAGATCGATGCCTTGGTTTCTCATTTAAGAAAACCCTCGAAAGCCAATAAATATATAGTGTTGAAAACTGCTGAGACCATCTATTTTCAGGATGTATCTGAAGTAATTCGGTGTGAATCCAGTGGAAACTATACAACCTTTTATTTACAAGCCACGCAAATGGTTAGTAAAATTGTAGTTTCAAAGCCTTTAAAGGAGTATGAAGAATTATTGACACCCTTTGGATTCTTTAGAATACATCAATCGCATCTCATAAATCTTGCATGCATGCGATTGTTTGACAAACGTGAAGGGGGCTACGTTATCATGCGTAATGGAGAGAAAATTCCCGTTTCGTCCAGAAGAAGAGAATCTTTGATTGGCATACTGGACGCACTGTAAATAGTCAAAAAATATCGAGTTCATCAGATCTCCGTACTTAAAATTTACAGTCATAAAAAAGCAGAACCTTCTCAGACTCTGCTTTAATTTCTGTCGGGATGACTGGATTCGAACCAGCGGCCCCCACGTCCCTAACGTGGTGCGCTAACCGGACTGCGCCACATCCCGATTTATAAAGTACTCACTAAATGCTCTTTTTATGTATTCTTTATTTCGTGAGTCTTTTAAATATTTTTCAAATTTCAATGCTTCAGTTTTACTTTCAAAACTTCTGCAAAAAATTAATTACCATGGCGTTTTACGCTTAGTGTAACGACTTTCTCCATTATTATGATACCCCAATCTTTTCTCAACATTCTGACTGTAGCCATAGTACCAGCTCTTGTCAATTTGCGATTCAATTATATATACATAATACATGGTGCGCTAATCCCGACGCGTTGGGACGCCACATCCCGAAAACCGGATCGCAATATTAGGGATATTTTATTATTAGGTAAACACAAAATCAAAATTTTTCATCACCGTCGCCTGTAATATAAGTATAATACCATCACGATAAGGGCAACTGCCACAAAAATCATATGCATACCATATCCTGATGCACGGACTGCATCTTTTGCCTCACTTTGTCCATAGTAAACAAACGATGCCCAGTAGTAGGGCGATTTTTTATCCATGGCTATCTCATCATTCTGTAAATAAGCCAGTTTGGCCTGGTGCAACGCCATGTGTGCCTTAGGCTGCTCTTCATAGGATTTGTAAAAATCCGTCATAAGCCAAGAGGTGGAGAGATCATTTACCTCCCATAACGATAGCACTATATTTTTGACACCGGCATGTGAAAAGCCGCTGGCCAGGCTTAAAGGTCCTTCACCTTTATATAGCTTACCAATCCCTGTTTCGCAGGCACCCAGCACCAAAAGTTGAGTATGCAAATTAAGCCCGAGTACCTCCGGCAGATGTAAGGCGGAATCCACAAAGGCTACGGAAGGCGGTTCATAAAGTCCTCCGGGTTTAGCATGGGTAGAAAGATGGATGATAGAGTAATCAGAAGCATGATTAAAAAAAGCCTGTTTAGTTGCCTTTTCATCGCTAAGGAAATTTCCATCAAAATGCTTACGAATCCCCTCAAGCTCGTTTTTAGAATATTTTAAGAAACGTTCAGAGTCAGCAAAACGCGGGAAAAAACCCAGCACCTTATCGTCTGCAAACCTGTCTTGCCCAAAATCGTGCAAATAAAGGGTTCCGGAATATTGATAAAACACCGGATTACTATTGATCAGCCACGGCCATTGGCTATAGTCTGCAGAAGGTGGCTTTGCAGTAAGCAGTGCTTCAAAGGGAACAAAGTTGAGTAATCCATCAGGAACTATCAGCAAAGTATTATTTACTCTGGCCGGAAACAATATGCCAAATAGCGTTTGCGATAGCTCAGCGAAAACATCCGGGGCAGCATTAATTTTCACTTCATCGGTAAAGAGCGCAGTGTATTGTCCTACTATCTTCTTTACCTGTTTTATCTGCTTATTTTTATACATGGTAATGGAAGAACCATTGAGCGCGAACGTATATAAAGCCTCTGCTCCAAAAAAGTACTCTACCAAAGTAAGCTTATCATCCTTTATCTTTTGTTGAAGGCTATCCAGGTCTATGTCCCGGTGGCTCTCTCGGGTAAGCCGGGACATACCCTTATCAAGACCTTTCAGGCTCATGGCAAGCCTGTTTTTTCTATCCATCAGGTGCTCAATGGTACGAAGATCTGCTTTTCGCCCCTTAAGTTGCTCCTGCGCCAGGGCGGCTTCCACCTGCGCCTTGCCTCGCGCCAGCCTTTGCCGGCGGATCAGCACAGAATCTCCCGCAAACTTTTCCAATGCCTTGCGGTTATACAACCTGTCCCTGAGTGCTACCGACTTCGTCCTTTCTGCCACTATGAACGCTTCTTGCACATAACGACTGTCTTTGCTCAAGGAAAACAGCCTGTAACAAAGGTCAAGCACCTGCTCAGCACGCCACCTGTTCTCCCCTTGCTGCAAATATTTAGAGTCGTCATAGGTGTACGTTTCTTTCAGCCTCTCCTCTACGGTAAAACTTTTTTTATAGCAGTTGATCGCCTGGTCCAGGGAATCGAGGCTCACGAATGCCGCGGCCATGCCATCAAACACTTCTTTCAAAGTATTTTCCGCGTACAGCATATCTTCCGAGGGCAGCAACTGCCCCTCCCCTAATAGCGGAATGAGCTGCCGAAGAGCCTGACGGTAAATTTTTATTGAAGCTTCACTATTGCCCATCGCATAGAGCACGCTAGCTTCCTGAACAATCACCTTGGCATATTCCCGCGACTTAACCATCGGATCCGCTTCCATCAGGCTCCGGGATTTACGTAAAAAATTCAGCGCCTCCACGGTATCCCGCGCTTTGAGCCGGATCGATGAAAGTATGTTATAAATATTGCCCAGATACCCGGCCTGGTTCGGAGTTTCTGCTTCAATAACCTCCGCTGCTTTCATGGCATACCGCTGCGCTATATTGTATTCACCTAAAGTCAGGTAGTTTTTGGCCAGGTTGGAATAGATCAGGCCCGATCTTCCGGAGTTGTTTTCCTGAGCGGTATTCAGTACTTCTATGGCCTCCTTATTTTTGCCGGTATCATGATAAACAATGGACAGATTGATCAAAGCCGATGTTTGCTGGTCTTTTAAGCCCCTCTTCTGAGCCTCCAACAGATAACTCTTGATGGTGTTCTCCGCGCTGGCATAGTCCCCTAACATGCTGTAGGCGTTACCCAATGGTTTCAGACAGTATTCTATGATGTCGAAGTCACTAAAATCAAACTGCTGATCATAGCTCCAGGCACTTTCATAAGCACTCACCGCCTCATCCACCTGGCTGAATCGCAGGTTGTAGTATCCTTTGTTGCACAGGAATATGGTGCTGGCAAGGTACTCATGAGCACTTCTTGGTTCACGCCACTGCTTATTACTTGCCTCATCAAACAAATAAAGCCGTTCATAAACCGGGTCTTTTAAGAACTCATCCAGGTAAGTATAAATGAATGCATCGAGGCTATCCTGCTTTATAAGTGCTTCTATCCTCTGCTGAAAGGGTTGCTTAGCAGCAACCGGCCCAGAAAAACCAGTCAACAGAAAGACTGTACACAAAACATAAAACAACCTCATATCATACATTTAAAACTTCCATTGCAGATAAAATGCCCACACATTCCGGGGCTCATTCACCTGCCAGATGTACCGCATACCAACACTTGGCCCTATTCTGGCCGAGCCCAGGTTTACCCCCACAAAGACACCGGGATTAAGCTCAGTTGTACGGTCCTTTTTACTGGTAATAAAAGTTTCGGCAGGTTTGTCCTGGTTAGGCTCAATGCGATTTTGCGGAAACTCCAGAAAGTACTCGTAATCTGATGTTTGCTCGTATTCTTCGTACAATCTGCCGGAGATCTGTACGCCTCCACCAACACCTATAAAACGGTTAAGGTTATACCTGTACGATACCGGAACCAGTGTAATGTCCATATATTCAAAATCTGTCTGTTCATCTACCTGGGTAAGCTCCATGATGTCTATGCCCGGCTCCAGTTGAGTCCGGATTTCATAGTTCCGGCTGCTCTCAAAAGTACCTTTGCTCACCTGAAGTTCGGCCTGCAGGTACCCACGGTGGGGCTTGTATGGCGAGGCTGTAATGCCAAGAAAGTAATTCTGGCTATTATCCAGCGTTGCCACCGAATTATACCCAATCATTGCTCCCAATGACAATCCCGGTTTAAAATGGGTCTTGCTATAATTAGTAAGAATTGGCTCATTCTTATCAAATATGATAGCCGTACGGCTCGCAGAATTAATTTTAGGAGCTTTGTCCTTCAATTTCACACTGTACCTTACAAACCCTTTGGTGGAATCGTACTTGTGCACTCCTTCCTGGTTGCTGCCAGGCAAGTATATGTTGTTGAATATGAATGAGATCTGCTTTTCAGAAAAGACCGTATCGATGCAGCTATAGCTTACGGTCAATGAATCACTATCCGGACAAACAGGGCACTCAGGGTAGGTGTCCAGCAATTTGAGGGTGCTTCTATCAATGATGGAAGGCACATCAACATCCAGCCTGATGGTAGTGGCTGGTCCCTCGCCATTATTTTGAAACCGTACTTTGTACTTCAACCTCTTTTTATCCGCCAGGCGATAGTTAATACGTGTATCGGAAACTGCCATTTTGTTGGGATCATGCGAGGTCGTAATCTCCATCTCCAGATCCCGGACCTGGTGGCTCTCCGACCTTTCATCCGGTACAAACACTCCCCTGATCTTGACGATAGCACTGGTATCTTTGATCATTTCAGGGGTTGTTTTAATGGTGAAAAATATATTGCGTTCTTCTTTTGGAACCAGGTTTTCAAACTTAAAGATCAGCTTATCCCTAAACTCCCTCTCCGACTCCTCTTCGGTAATAAAAACATGATTTCTGACAGAATCACCGGGCGACCGGTAGAATGGGAACATGCCTGCTCCCATACCTGCTAATGCCCAGGCCTCATGGGATGCAAACATGGCGTTGGTATTAAAATGGGCAGACAACAACATATCTTCTGCCGGTTTTTCATTATGATGCGTCCTTACATCAGCAATTTCAAAATTATTGGCTTTAAACTTCCGTTCGTTATAGTAGATGTATAGTTTGCCGTTAGAGGCATAGCCCAGGTCATTTTTATACCTCATTACCACTACCATATCCTCATTGGGCACTGGCTCTCTGGTTTTCAACATGGCGAGTCCCTGAAAGTCACCTTCCATTGAAAGCGGGCTCGTCTGCTGGTTAACTTCACCCACCTTAAGGGTTTTGGGTCGGCTGGGTGGTGGCTTGCCATTGTCATAGTTATTGGTCACCTGGAGCCTTACCTGATATTCGCCTTTATCATTATAAACATGTTCAGGTTTTTCCTCAAAGCTGAAATGGCCATCCCCAAACTCCCAGAAATAAGTATAAAACGCCTCCGGGGCGCCGGAGATCTGTACCAGAGGGGGCGTGTCGGCCTGGAACTCCACTTTATTGTCATATTGGTTGAATAGTATTTCAGCCTTTCGGGTTGTAGTATCCGTTACTAGCTGGCCTCTCGCCGTATGACCGAGCGAAAGTATGGTAATGAAAATGATGATCCGTTGCATGATGGTTAAGTTGATATCCCCTGTTAAAAGGAAAGCTAAACGATAATATATCAAAAATATAGCTTAAGCCAAATTAAAGGCCTGGAGCGTAAATCCCTAAATTTCAGTAATATTCTAAAAACCAGGGCAAACAACCTCCCGTGCGGTATGCAGGGGTGATTGGACAAAACCACTCAATCCCCTCCCCGAAAAACAGGGAGAGGAACTGAGGGATCGATCAATAACTATCAGGGAAGATCTTCCACCATCTGGATAAGCTCAGCCTCTGTAGTGGGGCTAAGGTCACCGATCAGCTCTACGTGATCCTCAGTGATTGTAGCACCCTGAATAGCATAATAATACTGGTCATCAATAACTGACAGCACGATAAAATGCACCTCCAGCCCTATAGGAATTTGCCCGTAGTGCTCAGTAAACAGGCCGGTTTCTTCGTCATATACATCAAACTTTGCCAGCGCAGCAGGTTCACCATCGTACGATAGGAAAACACTGCAGTTGGTATTATCATAATCCTCAGGTACATCCACATAAAGTGTAGTTTTTGGTCGCGGATCGCTATACCACCTGTCTATGTTGGTCCATCCGAAATTATCGGCTAAGCCATAGTAAGCTCCTCCGCCATCACCATTACCTCCCTGGGCATCTCCCGCTTCAAGTCTGCCCTTGGCTTCTTCCCAGATCACCTCACAATCGGCCTCCAGGCAATCACCATTTTCATTGACAAACAATTGCATGTCCATATCCAGGCTATCCGTTTCCACTACGATCTGAAAGCCAATACCGGGCTTGAGCTGCAGTTGCTCTCCATTCTGCGTAGCATTGATAAAAAATTCACCCCCTGAAACCAGAGTAGCGATAGAACCATCTTCCTGGCGGCCGCGGGTCGGCTTATCACCCAAAAGCATCTGCGCCTTATCGTAAAGCTCAATAAGCTCAATATCGATATTGCCCGTCACATCATTGCCATCAGCATCTACCATGGAGTTGGCGTTGAAATAAAGGTAAGTACCCTTCTCCCCGGTAACTGAACCGCCACTCTCAGCATCTACCTGAAAAGTCTGGCTGGCTTCATTCAGGTGCTCTGCGTATTTCTCCTGCAATGCTTCCCCGTCCGGGATTTTCACTTCAGGCGTCACCGTCACATTGTCATCGTCCTTGCACCCTATAAGTGCAGTGGTCATAATGCTTAAAATAAAAACGAGATTGGTTAAAAATTTCAAAGTTTTCATGATTTTCAATTTTTGTTTTACACTCCCAGATCAACCGCCTTCCAAATTGTTACCCATCAGGCAGAAGTTTTTTTGAAATAAATTTCAGAAGACAAAAAAATGAACTTGTTTAGCATCCTTGCTTATCATGGATAGCCCCAAAGCCCATAGCGACCAAAGGTATATAGAAGCGCTCCTGCAAAATGACAGCGCAGTGATCCGGGAGATCTATGAGAAATTTTCCGGCAAGGTAGTATCGTTTATAAAAAAGAACAGTGGAGATGAAAATGACGCAAGGGATGTTATCCAGGAAACATTAATAGTTATATACCGGCAGGCCTTTGAAAAAAAACTGGTACTCACCTGCCCTTTTGATGCCTACTTTTTTTTGTTGTGCAAAAGACGGTGGTGGAACAAACTGAAAAATACCGACCGCCTGGAGGTAACAATTGAAGAGGATCTTGCATCTGTAGACAGACAAAGCGAACAAACAGCAGACAATACAGAACTGTATGAACTGAAAAGTAAGCTACTGGCTGACAAGTTGAATGCCCTGAGTGAGAAGTGCCGTGAACTGATAAAGTTGACCATGCAGACAGATTCTATGAAAGCTGTTGCTGAAAAACTTGGGGTATCCTATGCCTATGTAAGAAAGAAAAAGTCCTTATGCATGGGACATTTAACCGATCTGGTTCGTGAGTCGAAAGAGTTTAAGAACCTTAACGAATTGTAACATGAGTGCGGAAGACTATCACCTCATAGAAAAATATCTGAACAACAACCTGACCGAAGCGGAGCAGAAGGATTTTGAATTGAAAATGCAGGATGCCGACTTTGCGGACACGGTGCGTGTTTATACAGAGGTAAACGAGAGTCTGCAAGCCAAAGAAAAAAGGAAAGAAGGAGAAGAACATCTTAAACATACCCTAAAAACTGTTTCTGAGGAGTTTTTTGCTACATCAAAGAAAAAAGGAAAAGTAGTGCCCCTGCGAAATATCTACTGGGCCACAGCGGCCTGTATTATATTAGCCCTAAGCT
This region of Fulvivirga ulvae genomic DNA includes:
- a CDS encoding LytR/AlgR family response regulator transcription factor, yielding MKILIVDDEWGVREALRNMLKAHFSGKLEIEEADNIYKAIEATKIFKPEIILLDIELKDGTGFDFLQQAPPVGFAVIFITAYSEYAIKAFKFNAIDYLLKPVDPIELQQAVEQALKSKPEHQRAQIDALVSHLRKPSKANKYIVLKTAETIYFQDVSEVIRCESSGNYTTFYLQATQMVSKIVVSKPLKEYEELLTPFGFFRIHQSHLINLACMRLFDKREGGYVIMRNGEKIPVSSRRRESLIGILDAL
- a CDS encoding GIY-YIG nuclease family protein encodes the protein MYYVYIIESQIDKSWYYGYSQNVEKRLGYHNNGESRYTKRKTPW
- a CDS encoding PKD domain-containing protein; the encoded protein is MQRIIIFITILSLGHTARGQLVTDTTTRKAEILFNQYDNKVEFQADTPPLVQISGAPEAFYTYFWEFGDGHFSFEEKPEHVYNDKGEYQVRLQVTNNYDNGKPPPSRPKTLKVGEVNQQTSPLSMEGDFQGLAMLKTREPVPNEDMVVVMRYKNDLGYASNGKLYIYYNERKFKANNFEIADVRTHHNEKPAEDMLLSAHFNTNAMFASHEAWALAGMGAGMFPFYRSPGDSVRNHVFITEEESEREFRDKLIFKFENLVPKEERNIFFTIKTTPEMIKDTSAIVKIRGVFVPDERSESHQVRDLEMEITTSHDPNKMAVSDTRINYRLADKKRLKYKVRFQNNGEGPATTIRLDVDVPSIIDRSTLKLLDTYPECPVCPDSDSLTVSYSCIDTVFSEKQISFIFNNIYLPGSNQEGVHKYDSTKGFVRYSVKLKDKAPKINSASRTAIIFDKNEPILTNYSKTHFKPGLSLGAMIGYNSVATLDNSQNYFLGITASPYKPHRGYLQAELQVSKGTFESSRNYEIRTQLEPGIDIMELTQVDEQTDFEYMDITLVPVSYRYNLNRFIGVGGGVQISGRLYEEYEQTSDYEYFLEFPQNRIEPNQDKPAETFITSKKDRTTELNPGVFVGVNLGSARIGPSVGMRYIWQVNEPRNVWAFYLQWKF
- a CDS encoding RNA polymerase sigma factor, whose translation is MDSPKAHSDQRYIEALLQNDSAVIREIYEKFSGKVVSFIKKNSGDENDARDVIQETLIVIYRQAFEKKLVLTCPFDAYFFLLCKRRWWNKLKNTDRLEVTIEEDLASVDRQSEQTADNTELYELKSKLLADKLNALSEKCRELIKLTMQTDSMKAVAEKLGVSYAYVRKKKSLCMGHLTDLVRESKEFKNLNEL
- a CDS encoding CHAT domain-containing protein, whose protein sequence is MTGFSGPVAAKQPFQQRIEALIKQDSLDAFIYTYLDEFLKDPVYERLYLFDEASNKQWREPRSAHEYLASTIFLCNKGYYNLRFSQVDEAVSAYESAWSYDQQFDFSDFDIIEYCLKPLGNAYSMLGDYASAENTIKSYLLEAQKRGLKDQQTSALINLSIVYHDTGKNKEAIEVLNTAQENNSGRSGLIYSNLAKNYLTLGEYNIAQRYAMKAAEVIEAETPNQAGYLGNIYNILSSIRLKARDTVEALNFLRKSRSLMEADPMVKSREYAKVIVQEASVLYAMGNSEASIKIYRQALRQLIPLLGEGQLLPSEDMLYAENTLKEVFDGMAAAFVSLDSLDQAINCYKKSFTVEERLKETYTYDDSKYLQQGENRWRAEQVLDLCYRLFSLSKDSRYVQEAFIVAERTKSVALRDRLYNRKALEKFAGDSVLIRRQRLARGKAQVEAALAQEQLKGRKADLRTIEHLMDRKNRLAMSLKGLDKGMSRLTRESHRDIDLDSLQQKIKDDKLTLVEYFFGAEALYTFALNGSSITMYKNKQIKQVKKIVGQYTALFTDEVKINAAPDVFAELSQTLFGILFPARVNNTLLIVPDGLLNFVPFEALLTAKPPSADYSQWPWLINSNPVFYQYSGTLYLHDFGQDRFADDKVLGFFPRFADSERFLKYSKNELEGIRKHFDGNFLSDEKATKQAFFNHASDYSIIHLSTHAKPGGLYEPPSVAFVDSALHLPEVLGLNLHTQLLVLGACETGIGKLYKGEGPLSLASGFSHAGVKNIVLSLWEVNDLSTSWLMTDFYKSYEEQPKAHMALHQAKLAYLQNDEIAMDKKSPYYWASFVYYGQSEAKDAVRASGYGMHMIFVAVALIVMVLYLYYRRR